The following DNA comes from Amycolatopsis albispora.
GCGGTGGCGGGGACGGCGCTGAGCACTGTCAGCGCGAGCCCGGCGCTCACCGCGAGACACGGAAACGGGCGCATCGCATCGCTCCTGCCGCGTAGGGGCTGATCATCCAGTCGACACGATGCCTCCATCGAGCCAACTTCGCGCGGCGAGCGTCCCGCTATCGAGTGAATCAGCCCTGGTCAGCGGCTTCCTCGGCGAGCGCCTTGAGCAGGTGCTCGGCCGGCACGACGGCGGTCACCACGTCGTGCGGGTTGATCGCCACCGGGTGCCCGGCGAGCAGTTCGACCATGTCCCTGCCGAGCACCGCGCGGGCGTGCGGCCAGTCCTTCGGCACCAGGTTCTTCGCGGTGTAGGCGGGCACCAGCACCCGGCCGTCGGTGTTGTGGAAGCCGATCACCGTGCGCTGGACCGGCGACATGGCGTAGACGAACAACGTCGAGTCGAGAATGACCCGCGGCAGGTCGGCCGCCGGGCGGTGCTTGGTCCGGACCAGTTGCAGCAGCCGCTCGAGGTCGTTGCGCGGCTCGGGGAAGCCGAGCGCCTTCGGCGACGGGCGGTACCGGTCGTTGGGGTGGAAGTCCTCGACCACCTGGCCCGCGGTGTTCACCGGGTACGCGCCGACCACGGCCCACGACGGGACCGGGCCGTTCGGGTCGAAGGCCTCGTCGATCACGTACAGCCAGCTGTCCGGATTGGCCCTCGCGTTCGCGCGCATCTCGTCGGTGATCTTCGGGACCGCCACCGGGCGGCCGTCGGCCGTGGCCCGGTCCGAGTCATCGCGCTGCGCCATGTCGTTCCTTCGAAATCCTGGGTTTTGGCAAGCCGCCTGGGCGCCCACTCTACTGTGGGAGGCATGCCCGCTTCGCGTTCGGTCGACCCCGCTGAGTTACGTGCCGCGGTCGGTGCGCTCACGCCGTGGCTGGCCGGGGACGGCCCGGAACCCGCGCGCCCCGAGCTGGCCAAGGCGGTCCGGCTGAGCCTGCGCACGCTGGCCGCCGACGCGCCGGGGCGGTCGGTGGAGGTGCGGGTGCCGCCGTTCGCCGCGGTGCAGTGCGTGGCGGGGCCCCGGCACACCCGCGGCACCCCGCCGAACGTGGTGGAGACCGATCCGCGCACCTGGCTGGAGCTGGCCACCGGGCGCCTCGACTGGGCGGCCGCGGTGGACGGCGGGCGGGTCAGCGCGTCGGGCAGCCGCGCCGACCTCGCCCGCTGGTTGCCGATCCTCCGGGTGTGACTACTTCTTGCGGCCGATGCCGCCCGCGATGCAGTGCTGGACCTGGTTCAGCGGCTTGATCCGCGGGCCGTCCGGCCACCAGTCGGCGCAGCGGATCAGGCCCGGCGGCACCATCTCCAGGTCGCCGAACAGCTCCATCAGCTCGTCGTGCGTGCGGAACGTGCCCGAGCCCATCGGGCTGTGCACGAACACGTCCTCCATCTTCCTGGCGACCGCGCTGTGCTCGTTCTCCGGATCGAGGAAGTGGCTGATCACCACGTACGAACCCGGCGCCAGCGCGTCGATGTACTCGCGCATGATCCGGGCGGGCTCGTCCGGGTCACCGACGTGGTGGTGCAGGGTGCCCGCCTGCAGCAGCGCGACCGGCTGGCTGAAGTCGAGGTTCGCCCGCACGTCGGCGTTCTCCAGCACCTCCCGCGGCTTGAAGATGTCCGCCGAGGTCAGGTGGGTCAGGTCGTTCTCTTCCAGCAGCGCGCGCCCGTGCGCGAGTACCACCGGGTCGTTGTCCACGTAAACCACGGTCGACTCGGGCACCAGCCGCTGCACCACCTGGTGGGTGTTCTCCGCGGTGGGCAGGCCGGAGCCGAGGTCGAGGTACTGGGTGACGCCGGTCTGCGCGGCCAGGAACCGGCACGCCCTGATCAGGAAGCCGCGGTTCTCGGTGGCCAGGTCCTGCGCCTCGGGGGCCTTCTTCTGCACCCCGCGGAGCACCTCGCGGTCGATCTCGTAGTTGTCCTTCCCGTTCAGGAAGGCGTCGTAGACCCGAGCGATGCTGGCCCGCGTGGGATCCACCCCCACCGGTACGCGTTCGGACGGTGCAGCGGTTCCGGCAGGCATGGCGAACCTCCTGGGATTGTGAACTGGGGCACGTTCCACGTAGCGTAGGGGGGTACGTCCAGCGGGTAAACGAGGGCGGGCTTGACAGTGCACAATGGGTATGTACGTTGGGTGGTCGCCTCACTGCTGGTGTGAGTGAACAGGGAGCGGAGCGCAAGTGACCTCGATCGAGGGACCTGGTGGTGAGTCCTTCGGACCTACCGCGCGTCGCATGGTGCTCGGCACCCAGCTCCGCCGTCTCCGCGAGCGCGAGGGCGTGACGCGAGCCGAAGCCGGTTACAGCATCCGCGCCTCGGAATCGAAGATCAGCCGCATGGAGCTGGGCCGCGTCGGCTTCAAGGAGCGCGACGTCGTCGACCTGCTCACCATGTACGGCGTCGACGACCCGAAGGAGCGCGAGGCCTTCGTCGAGCTGGTCAAGCAGTCCAACCAGCCGGGCTGGTGGAACCGCTACAACGACCTGATGCCCCGCTGGTTCGACGACTACGTCGGGCTGGAAGAGGCCGCGCAGCGCATCCAGACCTACGAGCTGCAG
Coding sequences within:
- a CDS encoding type VII secretion system-associated protein; the encoded protein is MAQRDDSDRATADGRPVAVPKITDEMRANARANPDSWLYVIDEAFDPNGPVPSWAVVGAYPVNTAGQVVEDFHPNDRYRPSPKALGFPEPRNDLERLLQLVRTKHRPAADLPRVILDSTLFVYAMSPVQRTVIGFHNTDGRVLVPAYTAKNLVPKDWPHARAVLGRDMVELLAGHPVAINPHDVVTAVVPAEHLLKALAEEAADQG
- a CDS encoding sterol carrier family protein → MPASRSVDPAELRAAVGALTPWLAGDGPEPARPELAKAVRLSLRTLAADAPGRSVEVRVPPFAAVQCVAGPRHTRGTPPNVVETDPRTWLELATGRLDWAAAVDGGRVSASGSRADLARWLPILRV
- a CDS encoding SAM-dependent methyltransferase; amino-acid sequence: MPAGTAAPSERVPVGVDPTRASIARVYDAFLNGKDNYEIDREVLRGVQKKAPEAQDLATENRGFLIRACRFLAAQTGVTQYLDLGSGLPTAENTHQVVQRLVPESTVVYVDNDPVVLAHGRALLEENDLTHLTSADIFKPREVLENADVRANLDFSQPVALLQAGTLHHHVGDPDEPARIMREYIDALAPGSYVVISHFLDPENEHSAVARKMEDVFVHSPMGSGTFRTHDELMELFGDLEMVPPGLIRCADWWPDGPRIKPLNQVQHCIAGGIGRKK